A single Salmo salar chromosome ssa19, Ssal_v3.1, whole genome shotgun sequence DNA region contains:
- the LOC106578644 gene encoding ubiquitin-like modifier-activating enzyme 5: MTSVEELKLRVRELENELIKCKQKRCTAMCAEEPADNTQPHHRPRIDKMSAEVVDSNPYSRLMALKRMGIVEDYEKIRMFTVAVVGVGGVGSVTAEMLTRCGIGKLILFDYDKVELANMNRLFFQPHQAGLSKVEAAEHTLRNINPDVQFETHNYNITTMEHFAHFMDRISYGALQEGKAVDLILSCVDNFEARMAINAACNELGQIWMESGVSENAVSGHIQLIIPGETACFACAPPLLVAANIDEKTLKREGVCAASLPTTMGVVAGILVQNVLKYLLKFGTVSHYLGYNAMQDFFPTMAMKANPTCDDRYCRKQQDDYKKKEAERPKKVVEEVVEEVVVHEENDWGIELVSEQTEEERHAASGPVPDLPEGITVAYTIPEKETGASGGETVEETEQSLEELMAQMRKM, from the exons ATGACCTCAGTCGAAGAACTGAAGCTGCGAGTGAGGGAGCTTGAGAATGAGTTGATCAAGTGTAAGCAAAAGCGATGTACGGCGATGTGTGCCGAGGAACCTGCCGACAACACCCAACCTCATCACAGACCAAGGATCGACAAAATGAGTGCAGAAGTAGTGGATTCAAACCCTTACAG TCGTCTGATGGCTTTGAAGCGAATGGGCATTGTTGAAGATTACGAG AAAATCCGGATGTTCACTGTAGCTGTGGTGGGTGTTGGAGGAGTTGGAAGTGTGACTGCAGAAATGCTCACAAGATGTGGCATTGGTAAG CTCATCCTGTTTGACTATGACAAAGTGGAGCTGGCCAATATGAACAGGCTGTTCTTCCAGCCTCACCAGGCTGGCCTCAGCAAAGTAGAGGCAGCTGAACATACACTCAG GAATATCAACCCAGATGTGCAGTTTGAGACCCACAACTACAACATTACCACCATGGAGCATTTTGCACATTTCATGGATCGCATAAG TTATGGGGCGCTTCAGGAAGGAAAGGCCGTAGACCTGATTCTGAGTTGTGTGGACAACTTTGAGGCCCGGATGGCCATCAACGCA GCATGTAACGAGCTGGGTCAGATCTGGATGGAGTCTGGTGTGAGTGAGAACGCGGTGTCTGGACACATCCAGCTCATCATCCCGGGGGAGACGGCCTGCTTCGCA TGTGCTCCTCCCCTGCTGGTGGCCGCCAACATTGATGAGAAGACCCTGAAGAGGGAGGGGGTGTGTGCTGCCAGCCTACCCACCACCATGGGTGTGGTGGCAGGGATCCTGGTCCAAAACGTCCTCAA GTACCTGTTGAAGTTTGGCACAGTCAGCCATTACCTGGGCTACAACGCCATGCAGGACTTCTTCCCAACTATGGCCATGAAGGCTAACCCCACATGTGATGACCGCTACTGCAGAAAACAGCAGGACGACTATAAG AAGAAAGAGGCAGAGCGACCAAAAAAGGTtgtagaggaggtggtggaggaggtagtGGTTCACGAGGAGAACGACTGGG GTATTGAGCTGGTGTCAGAGCAGACAGAAGAGGAACGCCATGCGGCTTCAGGCCCTGTCCCCGACCTCCCAGAAGGCATCACTGTGGCCTACACCATCCCTGAGAAG GAGACCGGGGCATCAGGAGGGGAGACGGTGGAGGAAACAGAACAGAGTCTAGAAGAGCTAATGGCCCAGATGAGAAAGATGTAA